Within Spinacia oleracea cultivar Varoflay chromosome 4, BTI_SOV_V1, whole genome shotgun sequence, the genomic segment CAATTGGTGCACATACACAAAAAATTCGGACCCTAGGCCGGATAGGTGCCTGTTTATGGGCCGCTTTTccccttagtccgcatcacaaagttcaagtggtgaaagATTGAACCACCTTGaaagtacaatttcattgaagaaatgcataaaattccttttgcgataatcgctcaaagatagtatagacttagaattaaggatataagaaggaattctagattttattacttcgatggaaaaataatacatcctttggatcgtagtttattcggaaaaccacaaaactgaactactaaaaccataaatagtagtgtactactttattgcttcactaaatctaggcactagctattacaaaaGCTTAAAATGCTACTCAACTATCCAGCCACCCTTACAAACAGGTGAAGAgggctcatggtcttcaaaatCAACAAAGCCTTCCTGTGGATCAGACTCAAAttccatatcctcattgttttgCTGTAACACACGTTTACCTCATCATTGTCGACttcaggctcaatttctgtgtcactggagatctcaatagtgggttcaggaatgatagggttagggttctcaatctcaacaacgtcatcatcactgtcctcatccatctgagtctTTGTATCATGATCTAATCCTGTAAGGTTGATGTTCTCTACCGTCTTACCATCATCAAAACATTCCTCTGTGAGCTCTATAATcgtagtcataatctccaaatcatatctccatctaccatctggagtaccatacttgtagtaattaggaatgccattttccatatgcatatcccgaaatcaattcttaagctctatgtatgggttcttggaaggtaagcaatgaataaccatctctgccataacatctttctttctcaattcaggtaggttcttcactgaagcaaagtaattgcaggcaaactcaatcttcttgacataaatgtgtggggtctcacagtctagcttctctaggtttcctagatttaCGTAcattgaaatcaacatcttaatcctgaaagttaacaactacaaagtcttactaaaagtgttccaaaacaaagtaagttcgttgagccatacaattttcaatgcacaagtacatgcttaatcatgattcgtgatgcaattaatcacataaagcaaacaaaacatgatcaaactttaaaagatcacaacatcaaggcataatcacataaacacttgtttagaaaggcatacttagacaacacatacttagactaattaacccttcttattctacccattcctcacttagaaaagaattaaaaaatttcgaaattaatttaaataaataacttcaaatatatgcgaaattattagaaattaaaatcgaaaattttaaataattactcgaataatttaattcattattttcaaaaataatttaaaagaattaaataaataattaaataattaattcggaattttcgaaagaatttattattattatttatttttattttgaaaattcggaaaaatccgaaaataaatttttttattttttctttttttgaaaagtcCGAAAATCTTTCGGaaattcgaaaaataattcaaaatttaaaataattttcaaatactagaaataattggtatttggcttttcaaaattttgagtactcataaataacgttttgactttaggaaaatagttttcgaaaatcctaaagttccgcaatcgtagtttaaggagttaccactttgcactattaattaatgcaaagcagctctcaaactagagctctgcaaataccactttgtagtattacttactacgAAGAAGGACTGAACTAAGCTCTTAGTATACCACTTTTTGCGTGATAACCTAAAGCGTCTGataaccactttgtaacaccctaataattccttgctttttataacacattttccaacttaaaacacaggaattaccaagatattaccgccaccgtgataacggctaaggctatttaccagaattacgcagcggaaataactaactttcaaaacacattaaataaatagttaatggtcattaaaacaagttggaacagttgaggcccaaactaaaacaaaccgtttgaaatccattaactgaaaatagtagtattagtcatgactataaatagaaatagagtttataaattatggaagcataaaactctcaactcgaatcccatgataatttctcccgcaagttatctctacaaacctgctttattaaaaatatctactccccaacaacgcaaatgcaattgatggatcatcatagggtcattaaggcaaaggccatgaccagaaaacatgaagcacgaagtcagcaaaagctgagtacggacaagctagaataacattctatcctaacatgcttcactcgacaattaaatattccacatgcaaaagccataaaataaacgagtaaacatggagacaagactcgacacgagacacgactctcgactcacagattaataaaaagtagcttcgaacgggtaaagtaaagtatcctcaaaaggaaagaaagggtgatgggagccaaccatacaccaaaataagtcgggctactaccgacagtcgggccataccgacaggaattccaatgcacaacggcataaaagagaatgaaacaacgtcttgtatcattctagctaggcgtacaagttttccggcaagactccccccattgttcatactcaaggtatatacgttccaagagttttgaagctctttgggttacactttacgttaattagtatattatgttaatTCTTTaggacacaacatacaaacaattgcacaattaaacaattcaataatgacacttcattattttaattctttaggacttgtgatcaaacaagactcaagtgaaattactcccattgttccttctcaaaaacactgtttgagataacccgacattgcctattaacaagcggggtgtgcccttagcacgaattgtccttaattcaattcacatagactctctaacatattctacccctttggtagaatatatattgctcactggcaatattcgactggctcaataattatgctagacatcctgtactatagcataataataataacaacttgcatgcgcaatacgcatacatgcaaaccaacttgaaccacatgcttgacataattcaacgattataaaagtccataacatgatatatagttcaatagaatctataaggcataatttaaatcataacatgctcgttcatatagattaaataataataataacatgctcattctcaacattaaacatgaattcataacaacataatcattcccaatcatcaaacatgaattcatagcatataagttcacatgattcgcattcaatacacttcacaaagtcctcaagggatgggcggtcaccctagtcttgtacgtacctggaatacctaagtacgggggccactgtgcgaattaCGACTCGCTAGAAAtaaactcctataaaacaaaataagagaactaaattattatccctgtttactaaatttccagcaactatttaagaaactaaaacccttagtttaattaaaattcattcattaattggtaatttaatagactcaaatagtcaactcaagtcctagcataaaaacattgactttttcgctttaaaacccttaaaaaccaactttttaaagcttataaccaATTTGAAAATTTAGGTTgcttcccataatttaaattttcattaaattatgtgaatcaatcgctcaatCGATTTGAAACCGAAACCCTAACaatggtttaatccgaaaatatgttttgacttcaaaaatcaacactaaacctgaaaatcacaatttaaatcatcaaaaccaatctctttaattaaaacacaatactaacccaatacggtgttcataaccgttttaatcaaacaatccaataattaaatttaatcacaatacttaatcaatttaaaactgaaaattaataattttgaaaacaaaatttgatctttccaattggcaacacacacacacacacacaacaattattcgtgttgtgtgcgtgtgcgtcgcacgaacaatgcaacaacaacacacgcaacacgcaccgcaagcagcagtggcgcgcgcgcaagggcGAGAGGGGCGACGAGGGCGCTGGGCACAACAAGGCACacacacgcggcacagcgtgcGCGCAAGGGCAGGCGAGAGGTGCTGGCCACAGGCGGGACACATCACGTGCACACACAGCACTGTTGTTGTGCTGCGACGCGACGCGGGACGAGGGCGAGCAAGAGACGAGCACGCGAGTGCGCACaacaagcagcagcagcagcggccTCGTGCACGAGTGCTGGgcgctgcggggctgcgacgcgacgagagggagagagagaggtgcgcgtgaggcgcggCTGGGCACGAGCACAAGGGCACGGCTCGTGCCTTGTGGCTCAAGAAAGGGCCGGACGAAGAGGAGAGAgtagagaaaaattcagaatttttaagttaggggatctcatgaaggggaggggtatttataggttctcatcccttcatgggttaggtattagggtttaaggttgggcttgctttttgggcttagttgaatttaattcttgcaagcttttgttgggtttgattatggcaaacaactgggccttaattaaattaaattcatttttgaaatacgacccaacaattcctgattaaataaattcattgaatttatttaataaaaatacgattttcgaaataattaatatttagttaattaaaaaataaaaagtgcatctaattctcattaaatgaaattaatttataaaaaaatacaacgaaatgctttataaatataataaaatatatttataattataggaaaatacgaggtattacagctcgtggtcgtgcaacgtttgtgttcgatacgaatcctaaaggtGATGGAATTAGTTCATTGATtaaaatctaatcctaataaagatagaattagttttaaagagttttaatgaaattctagttaaactaattagtatcctaataggattataattcctttccataaactctataaataggtgcctagggtcacatatttacatcgaggattgaagtattcaaaggtaagattttggaacaaaaacAGCCAAACACTtatagcctattagccgaaatttcctagtaccttaagggcgattctagttggtcaaacttaaggcggatccggacgtgctgtggactatctacggagggacgacacttggagtcctaaagacttgttcttgtttggttcgggcgcagctagggagggcacgctacaaagtgaatgcatctgaattatgctaaatgattatgtgtaaataatatgtttcctggctttatggtttttccgcatgatttatgtttattcatatgtatcataacctaacagaatccGATCAGCGGATAACTAACGTTCGTCATTGATTCTTCGGCGTCCTCGAGGATCATCTGTTCGAAGCAGTTTCTGGAGATGATGCTGACGGCGCTTCCCCGTCGATCAGTATTCTGTGCACGTTGTGATTGTTGAGGTCCTTGGATATTACCAATGGGTCTTCATGTTTGTACCGGACGCCGAGGCAATCATCAACGGTGAAGGTCATGTTTGGAGGATGGGTTCCTTCTCACCAACtgtgctgaagttgactcggtgggagagGGCTCTCAGATGTTTTTTTCTAGCGTTGGTGGATCTCTTCCCCCCGAATACCACTAAGATATCACGATTTTTATGCCATGTATGCTTCGTGGATTCTCTTTTGGGGCTGCTCTTGAGGCTTGCCACCGGGCTTGTTTTCCTTTTCTAGCGCTCATTCTCTTCGATCAGCCAAGTATTGCTTAAGATATCCTCAGCGGACGGGGTTCTCGATGTTATCCTTCAGCTGATTACACTCCTCGGTGTAGtggccgaagtcatcgtggaacTCGCACCACTTGTTCATATTCCTATGCTTGGACTGCAACTTAACTGGTTTTTGCCATTTCTCGTCGTGCTTGTGGAGGCTGTAGATTTctttttaggagagagaaagaggggtgtagttggtgtagttggtgtacttaGGCTGAAGATCGTCTTTCTTTCATTCCTTCACCAGGCTCGCAGCTCTTGCGTTGTtcttctctttccctttcctcGAGCTGCCCTCGAGCTTGCTCTGATTTGCTTTTGGTTCCTTCGGCTCCGAAGGACATTTTAATTTTGCAGCAGCTTTGTTTAACTCTTCGGTCCGGATGAATGCATCTTCCAT encodes:
- the LOC130459810 gene encoding uncharacterized protein, with amino-acid sequence MHMENGIPNYYKYGTPDGRWRYDLEIMTTIIELTEECFDDGKTVENINLTGLDHDTKTQMDEDSDDDVVEIENPNPIIPEPTIEISSDTEIEPEVDNDEVNVCYSKTMRIWNLSLIHRKALLILKTMSPLHLFVRVAG